In Oryza sativa Japonica Group chromosome 3, ASM3414082v1, one DNA window encodes the following:
- the LOC107280441 gene encoding protein MAIN-LIKE 1-like — MADQNDGQLIDKEIDRNHRSRRLTTGTFCNVLKMRGPDQYWRIDPRWVPRLRAAGLLTFARLVEPSRARSERIHIDAALMSALVDRWRPETHTFHLTVGEMVPTLQDVSYLLGLPIAGPAVGPTMVNAGWADDLLASFGGVLPVALEDLTDGHGPTKSWLNQFRQDVFPDDQEEWIVQRHLVAYLLWLFGWVMFTGTHADSVDKHFIHFAEQIAELPIAEIPQYSWGSAVLAATYAGLCDACVRNSKQSSLPGCPLLLMLWAHERFDIGRPQLDSYANYGLREMYRSGVDDIDDRPTMGSLWTHREPQWVSGTTRRVYTQFVADFDQLTPDRVRWTPYTQHDVNDRAPHGLADLCTRDMQLWRTTCHLVLDVHVEPHNVHRVLKQLGMYQDFPPRDGRPLADSLHRYFRKGLGLSYELVIVTTVQPTVQEWEHAADNLALQTPPDDGSYYGAYLRWYRSVTRWRCFPPQRDSTVPHQAAITDTFAPQPRSAYKSMAEFVEHVHVESDTLLQRLEARPPVVRSDDVASVLRNFRARAAALLRRVSCRSAADVVQTSGRRLSRPEI, encoded by the exons ATGGCTGATCAAAATGATGGGCAGCTGATAGACAAGGAGATCGATAGGAACCATCGATCGCGACGTCTTACTACAGGAACTTTCTGCAATGTGCTAAAGATGCGAGGACCGGATCAATATTGGCGTATTGATCCTCGTTGGGTTCCAAG GCTGAGAGCAGCTGGGTTGTTGACGTTTGCACGGTTGGTCGAGCCTTCACGTGCAAGGTCCGAACGAATCCACATTGACGCGGCGCTTATGAGTGCTCTTGTCGATAGATGGAGGCCTGAGACCCACACTTTCCACCTCACAGTTGGAGAGATGGTGCCCACTCTGCAGGATGTGTCTTATTTGTTGGGGCTGCCGATAGCTGGGCCAGCAGTTGGCCCAACAATGGTGAATGCTGGATGGGCGGATGACCTTCTGGCCAGTTTTGGTGGTGTGCTGCCTGTTGCACTGGAGGATCTCACAGATGGGCACGGGCCTACGAAAAGTTGGTTGAATCAGTTTCGACAGGATGTCTTCCCTGATGACCAGGAGGAGTGGATCGTGCAGCGGCACTTAGTCgcttacctgttgtggttgtttggATGGGTGATGTTCACGGGAACTCACGCTGACTCCGTGGACAAGCACTTCATCCACTTTGCGGAGCAGATTGCAGAGTTACCTATCGCGGAGATTCCACAGTACAGTTGGGGGTCGGCGGTACTTGCGGCGACATATGCCGGACTGTGTGATGCTTGCGTGAGGAACAGCAAGCAAAGTTCACTCCCTGGATGCCCGTTGCTACTTATGTTGTGGGCGCACGAGCGCTTCGACATTGGGAGGCCTCAGCTTGACTCGTACGCAAACTACGGTTTGCGAGAGATGTACAGGTCTGGTGTTGATGACATCGACGATCGTCCCACTATGGGATCCTTGTGGACACACCGTGAg CCGCAGTGGGTTAGCGGGACGACACGTCGTGTCTACACTCAGTTTGTAGCTGACTTTGATCAGCTTACGCCTGACCGTGTTCGGTGGACTCCCTACACTCAGCACGATGTCAATGATCGTGCACCGCACGGTCTCGCGGATCTTTGCACGCGAGATATGCAACTCTGGAGGACGACTTGTCACCTCGTGCTGGACGTGCACGTCGAGCCACACAATGTCCACAGGGTTCTCAAACAGTTGGGCATGTATCAGGACTTCCCTCCGAGAGATGGTCGTCCTTTGGCAGATAGTCTTCATAG GTACTTCAGAAAGGGGCTCGGGCTTTCCTACGAGCTAGTTATTGTGACCACGGTTCAGCCGACGGTACAAGAGTGGGAGCACGCAGCTGATAACTTGGCACTTCAGACACCTCCAGACGATGGGAGTTATTATGGAGCTTACCTTCGTTGGTACCGCAGTGTTACACGATGGAGGTGTTTTCCTCCACAAAGAGATAGCACCGTCCCCCACCAGGCAGCGATTACTGACACGTTTGCCCCTCAGCCTAGATCAGCTTACAAGTCAATG GCGGAATTTGTTGAGCACGTTCACGTGGAGTCCGACACCCTGCTGCAAAGACTAGAGGCGAGACCTCCAGTCGTCAGGTCTGACGACGTGGCGAGTGTCCTTCGCAACTTCCGTGCACGTGCTGCCGCACTACTACGTCGTGTCTCCTGTCGGAGCGCGGCAGATGTGGTGCAGACGTCGGGCCGACGGCTGTcgcgcccagaaatttag